One Actinospica robiniae DSM 44927 genomic region harbors:
- the rpmG gene encoding 50S ribosomal protein L33: MAATDVRPKITLACTECKERNYITKKNRRNDPDRLELKKHCPRCNKHTAHRETR; the protein is encoded by the coding sequence GTGGCAGCCACCGACGTCCGTCCCAAGATCACGCTGGCTTGCACCGAGTGCAAGGAGCGCAACTACATCACCAAGAAGAACCGGCGCAACGACCCGGACCGGCTGGAGCTGAAGAAGCACTGCCCGCGTTGCAACAAGCACACGGCGCACCGCGAGACGCGCTAG
- a CDS encoding MaoC family dehydratase N-terminal domain-containing protein, producing MALDQSFVGRTYPPTPAYEVAREKIREFAEAIGDPHPAYRDPEAAKELGYPDVIAPPTFPIVISMPAADQVVYDPALGLDWTRVVHGDQRFTHERPMRPGDRVRATVVVESIKSFAGNDMITLVTEMSTEEGELISTARALLVARAENAAEEG from the coding sequence ATGGCGTTGGACCAGTCCTTCGTGGGGCGGACGTATCCGCCCACCCCCGCCTACGAGGTGGCCCGGGAGAAGATCCGCGAGTTCGCGGAGGCGATCGGCGATCCGCACCCGGCGTACCGGGATCCGGAGGCGGCCAAGGAGCTGGGCTACCCCGACGTGATCGCCCCGCCGACCTTCCCGATCGTGATCTCCATGCCGGCCGCGGACCAGGTGGTCTACGATCCGGCGCTCGGCCTGGACTGGACCCGGGTGGTGCACGGGGACCAGCGCTTCACCCACGAGCGGCCGATGCGCCCCGGCGACCGGGTGCGCGCGACGGTGGTGGTCGAGTCGATCAAGTCCTTCGCGGGCAACGACATGATCACCCTGGTGACCGAGATGAGCACCGAGGAGGGCGAGCTGATCAGCACGGCCCGGGCCCTGCTGGTCGCGCGCGCCGAGAACGCGGCGGAGGAGGGCTGA
- a CDS encoding MaoC family dehydratase, producing the protein MAGTEDRFAVGTALPAASFPITRKDLVRYAGASGDFNDIHWNGRFALEVGLPDVIAHGMCTMAVAGRVVTDWAGDPGAVEEYYVRFSKPVVVPDDGVGALIEVTGKVVKELDERRVQVDLTVLSAGQKVLGKASAVVRRS; encoded by the coding sequence ATGGCCGGGACCGAGGACCGTTTCGCGGTGGGCACCGCGCTGCCGGCGGCGAGCTTCCCGATCACCCGCAAGGATCTGGTGCGCTACGCCGGGGCCTCCGGGGACTTCAACGACATCCACTGGAACGGCCGCTTCGCCCTCGAGGTCGGGCTGCCGGACGTGATCGCGCACGGCATGTGCACGATGGCGGTGGCCGGCCGGGTGGTGACCGACTGGGCCGGGGACCCGGGTGCGGTGGAGGAGTACTACGTGCGCTTCTCCAAGCCCGTGGTGGTCCCCGACGACGGGGTCGGCGCGCTGATCGAGGTGACCGGCAAGGTGGTCAAGGAGCTCGACGAGCGCCGGGTGCAGGTGGACCTGACCGTGCTCAGCGCCGGGCAGAAGGTCCTGGGCAAGGCGTCCGCGGTGGTGCGCCGCTCATGA
- a CDS encoding TetR/AcrR family transcriptional regulator gives MSPRMSAEERKEQVLREAIPVFARYGFEGATTAEIAKRAGVAQPYVIKLFETKKALFIAACELNMRTTLGQMRDSAGGKTGHDAMEAMGHAYVERMETDRDSLLLQMQQYAACWDEDIQRTVRQCMQDIWNMVVDISKEPLEEVAVFFAKGMMCNVIAAAGRSDGRDPQWRPIIMALWPDRFDEEAEPAEGSEPPPSAGPATA, from the coding sequence ATGAGTCCGCGGATGTCGGCTGAGGAACGCAAGGAGCAGGTGCTCCGCGAGGCGATCCCGGTCTTCGCCCGTTACGGGTTCGAGGGCGCGACGACCGCCGAGATCGCCAAGCGGGCGGGCGTGGCCCAACCGTACGTGATCAAGCTGTTCGAGACGAAGAAGGCGCTGTTCATCGCCGCCTGCGAGCTCAACATGCGCACCACCCTGGGCCAGATGCGGGACTCGGCCGGCGGCAAGACCGGCCATGACGCGATGGAGGCCATGGGCCACGCGTACGTCGAGCGGATGGAGACGGACCGGGACTCGCTGCTGCTGCAGATGCAGCAGTACGCGGCCTGCTGGGACGAGGACATCCAGCGCACCGTGCGCCAGTGCATGCAGGACATCTGGAACATGGTCGTGGACATCTCCAAGGAGCCGCTCGAGGAGGTCGCGGTGTTCTTCGCCAAGGGCATGATGTGCAACGTGATCGCGGCGGCGGGGCGTTCGGACGGTCGGGATCCGCAGTGGCGCCCGATCATCATGGCGCTGTGGCCGGACCGGTTCGACGAGGAGGCGGAGCCCGCGGAGGGCTCGGAGCCCCCGCCGTCCGCCGGGCCCGCGACCGCATAA
- a CDS encoding UDP-N-acetylmuramate dehydrogenase produces MTETIAAVAGGGWRHGVSLAEMTTLRLGGPAGHYFEADSEQTLIAAIRDAHGHGEDVLVLGGGSNLVIGDEGFAGSVVKVGLKGISLREGLLSVAAGEEWDAVVARSVAEGLAGIECLSGIPGLAGATPIQNVGAYGQSVHQTVVMVDAYDRAADTMAVLDSADCAFSYRHSVFKGSDRYVVTSVHFQLEDLGGLSKPVQYKDVAEALGIEIGGQAPLAEVRAAVLEQRRRRGMLLDPADHDTWSAGSFFTNPVLTPDQYAEFERRCAGRPPATWPDEDGRVKISAGWLIEHAGFGRGYGSGPVTLSTKHTLALTNRGGASSADLLKLAGEVRDGVLARFGVTLVPEPVFVAPLTW; encoded by the coding sequence ATGACCGAGACGATCGCGGCGGTGGCCGGCGGGGGTTGGCGGCACGGGGTGAGCCTGGCCGAGATGACCACGCTCCGGCTCGGCGGTCCGGCCGGGCACTATTTCGAGGCCGATTCCGAGCAGACGCTGATCGCCGCGATCCGGGACGCGCACGGGCACGGCGAGGACGTGCTGGTCCTGGGCGGCGGCTCGAACCTGGTGATCGGCGACGAGGGCTTCGCGGGCTCGGTGGTCAAGGTCGGGCTCAAGGGGATCTCGCTGCGCGAGGGCCTGCTCTCGGTCGCGGCCGGCGAGGAGTGGGACGCGGTGGTGGCCCGCTCGGTCGCCGAGGGCCTGGCCGGGATCGAGTGCCTCTCCGGCATTCCGGGGCTGGCCGGGGCGACGCCCATTCAGAACGTCGGCGCCTACGGCCAGAGCGTGCATCAGACCGTGGTGATGGTCGACGCGTACGACCGCGCCGCCGACACGATGGCCGTGCTCGACAGCGCCGACTGCGCCTTCTCCTACCGGCACAGCGTGTTCAAGGGCTCGGACCGGTACGTGGTGACCTCGGTGCACTTCCAGCTCGAGGACCTCGGCGGGCTCTCGAAGCCGGTGCAGTACAAGGACGTGGCCGAGGCGCTCGGGATCGAGATCGGCGGGCAGGCGCCGCTGGCCGAGGTGCGCGCCGCGGTGCTGGAGCAGCGCCGCCGCCGCGGGATGCTGCTGGACCCGGCGGACCACGACACCTGGAGCGCCGGATCCTTCTTCACCAACCCGGTTCTGACGCCGGATCAGTACGCCGAGTTCGAGCGGCGCTGCGCCGGCCGGCCGCCGGCTACCTGGCCGGACGAGGACGGCCGGGTGAAGATCTCGGCGGGCTGGCTGATCGAGCACGCCGGGTTCGGCCGGGGCTACGGCAGCGGTCCGGTGACCCTCTCGACCAAGCACACCCTGGCGCTGACCAACCGGGGCGGCGCGTCGAGCGCCGACCTGCTCAAGCTGGCCGGCGAGGTGCGCGACGGGGTGCTCGCACGGTTCGGGGTGACCCTGGTGCCGGAGCCGGTCTTCGTGGCTCCCTTGACTTGGTAG